The DNA region TTCTGCCACCTGCCGCATACAACAACGCATACGGAATCAGAAACGCGAATTGGAGCCATGAGAACTGCTGGTCGCTGAGTGGTATCGACCGCTGAATCGCCGATATCGCAACCGGCAACGTCTGCCGATCAAAGTAGCTGATGGCAATCGCCGCGGTGACCATCGCGACAAAGTACCATTGCAATTCGATCTGCTTATGTTCCTTGAGATTACTTACCAGGCTCGCCACCTCGTCACCATTTCAAGTGCATCAGCGAAGTGGCCTGACGTGGGAGTGCCGTGACAACCGTCACCTTGCCAGCGCTCACATCCAGCCACGTTGGAGAACGCAGAAGCTCCAGTTGTCCTGACTCTTTCAACTGCGCATATTGCGCGTCAGTCGGCGTCTGCGGCGATCCCATCGCCTTCCAGACATGATAAGAATTGCTGTGCGTGTCGTCGATCCGATAGTGCTCCAACAACACTCGCTTTACATTCGGGGGAATTCCCGCAATGGTCACCTTCACTTCCGAGCCGGCCGCCGGAACGTCATCGTCGTGGTAGTTCCAGAGCATCACGGCTGCTTCATGATCGCCCTTTGTTGCGAAAGCATCCACGTCATCGCTGCTCCTCACCCCCGAGCTGAGAATGTCGTTCAACGAAACCTGTCCCGTGCTACTGGTGCTGACTCGTTCACCCGACATCAGACCAGCCATACGAAAGACATTCAGAATGGGCTTATCGATTCCGTTGGTTGACAGCGTACGGAATCCCTCAAAGTAATCCTTGCCCTCAAACTCGAATGACCAGGAGAGCATTGCGATCAGATTTACCTTGTATTGGTCCTGCAGATCGAACAGGGCCTTGATCGCTGTGGCCGTGTATGCCGGATACAGCGGACCATTGCGATATGCGTTTGCCGGGTTCACTTTCATCGAGCAGGCAGCACAGCCTTCTGGATCGGCCTCGCTAAGAATGATAGGAAGATGGGCGTACTTGGGATAGCTCGCCACAATACTGAAGCCCTTTGCCACTGCCTTCAATTCATGGGAAAGCCCCATCTGCACATGGCCATCGATAACCGTCGGCTGTCCTTTGGGATGAAATGAGATGAAATCAAGAGGTACTGCCTGTCCATTGGCGGCGCTCTTGTCGTTCAGGCAATGCTTGAGAAAGTTATTCAGAAAGGCAGCAGCTTTCTCCGAAGCAGGGCCAGTGCTCGCCGGGCCCCCTACGATGGCGTTCGGTAGCGCTTTGCGAACCCCATCCACAGCATAATCGTAGAGCTTGTAATACTCCTCTGGCGTGCCATGCCAGTAACCGATATCAGGCTCGTTCCAAACCTCGAAGTACCATGTGCTGACCTTTTCCTTTCCATAGCGTTGGACCAGATGTTCCGTGTATCGCCGCACCAGTTCTCCCCAAAGCGCATAGTCTCTTGGCGGATTGTTGGATGCACCGGAGATTGTGTTCTTCGGATAGCGGACCTGATATTCACTTACGCCCGGGACGTTTGCAGCGAGGTCTTTCGGCATAAAGCCCAGCTCCACTACCGGACGGACTCCAGCTTTCTGAAACTCGTCGAAGGTCTTATCCGTAATGGTGAAGTCATATACCGGCTTTCCATTTGCATCCACACTAAATACATTCGAAGAACTCCACTTCAATTCGGCAACGCCATTACCCGAAGTCAACAGATGATGGGCGCGAATATACACGGGTGCCGGGCTGAGATCGTGCAACTCAGTCAGCAACTGCTGGCCATACTTCATTGTTGTGTAGTTCGATTCGTCGTATCCAAACCAGCTATAGATGGGCTTGTAAGTCCCCGAAGGCTTCGCAAGATCGACCTGAACAGATACCGGATTTGCTGGAGGAGCCTGCGCCGCAGCCTGAATGGCAGCGGCGCAGAACAGGGTCATTGCAAGCTTACGCATGGTTGTGGGCCTTTTCATTAGAAGTTGTACTTGAGCGCAAATTGAATATCGCGCGAGGGAATAGAGGTTGAAGTTATCGTGCAGCAAGACGAGGCGTCAATCGTCGAACTTGGGGCATTGAAGCTGGTCGTATTTGGCAGGTTGAAGAATTCGGCGCGGAAAGAGAGTGTAGACTCTCCCGGCATTGCAAAGTCCTTGAAGATTGACGCATCGTATTGGCGGAAGGCGTCCGATTGCAGTGTATTCGCGCGGACCTGTCCATAGGTATACTGCGGGGCCACGACATATTTCGTCTTGTCGAACCAGTTCGTCAACGTCTGATGGAACGTCCGCGACCCTCCGGCGGGATTCAGATTCGGCCGCTGGCCGCCAACACCGGTATTCGCCCTGTCCGACGAGACCACGGGTGTATAGGGAGTTCCGCTACGCAAAACAATAATCGTCTGGACCTGCCATCCACCTAACGCCGCATCCACAACCCTGTTGCTGTTCCCCATGTATTTTCTGCCTCTTCCTACCGGCAACTGATAGGTTCCACTGATCGCCAGATTCTGAGGGGTGTTGTACGGAGAATAGGTCCTCTCATACCCCTGATTGCCGCCAATCGCAGGCGATTGGTTCGACTGCATGAACTTGGACCAGGTATACGAGATCAACCCCGTCAGACCATTGCCTGCACGATGCTCAATCTTCGTCTGCAGTGACTGATAGGTCGTTCCAAGATCCTGAGATTGATAAGTGATCGTTCCCCAGGGCTGGTAAGGGCGTCGCGCCTGTACTCCACCGGGAGCCGGCGTCGGATCGTTGAAGTCGTCCGTACTCTGTAGATGGACTCCGTGATTGCCTACATAAGCGATATCGAATACCGTCTTAGGCGAGAGTTGCTGCTGCACACCGAGACTATAGTGCTGGTTTGAACCGACCTTCAAATGAGTCAGTGTCGGCAGAAGCGATGGATTTGCAGTCGCAGAACCAAGTTGCGAGCCGAGAAAGAAATTCGCTGTCGTCCGGGTCGGGACAACATTCTGCGTCTGATTGACCGTCTCCGACAACAGGAACGGTAGAATATTGCGATTGACTCGACCACCGGTTCCTTCAGGCTCATAGAAAATCCCGAAGCCGCCGCGAACAACTGTATCGTTGCCCAAAGGACGCCATGCAAATCCTACTCTGGGGCCAAATTGAGTGCGGTCGGTATACGTAATCGAATAAGGAAGCCCTGCCTGGCTGCTGGTCTGTATATACTTGCCGAAAAACTGGTAGGCGGCAGGAGCAGCATATTGCGACGATAGGTCGACCTTATCCGTATTGCTCTCAACGATGATCGGCTTGGACTGCGTCGGATCGAACGTGCCCAGCTGTCCTTTATAACCATTCAGCCACGGCGAATACTCGTACCGCAGACCGACGTTCACCGTAAGCCTTCCGTTCACTCGAATGTCATCCTGGGCAAAGTACTGGTGATACCAGCGTTGTCCGCCAAAGTTATTCCCTGGGTAGGCACGGGCCACAGAGGCTGGATACCCAAGCAGGAAATCCGCGAACGCATCCCCACCGGCAGGCTTCGTTGGAGTGGCAGTCGGGTTCTGTGTCTCGATGCCGGTAAAGTTGAAGATGCCGGCGTAGTTTGAGCTGTCATACCCAATCCACTGATAGTAGCGGACTAGCACTCCAAACTTTAGAGAATGCTTTCCCTTGAGAATTGTGAATGTGTCCGTCGGTTCAAACACGGTACGGTCCTGCGACTTGGGACGTTGATCGAAGGCCGAGCCCTGTAGAGCGCTGTACCCACTGAAGGAATAGTCCGGGAAGGATCCGCCAGTCCCTGGCCGAAGTAACCCGCTGAATCCCTGAATGCCATTCACCCCGTTGAAATCAGGCCCTTGCAGGAATGCAGCGAGCCGCACATGGCTGGGAAGGTAATGGACGCGGAAGTCCTGAACCTTATTCGCGCCAATATTTGTGATGAGGCCTACGGCGATGTCTTGTCCGTTTGAGGTCAGCGATGCCGTCTTTAGCGCTGGCGCGGCGTTAGGGTCAACCTCGCGATTATTGACGTACACCCAGCGTCCGAAAAGGCGGTTGGAGGAATTGATCTGATGGTCGATTCGTATGGTGAACTGGTCCCAGTCGATCGCTTGTGACGGAACTGCCTTGAAGCTGCTTGCACCGCTGTTTGCATGTGGAATATAGGCCAGTACCGCCACTGCCTGCGATGGAATCCGCGATGGGCAGATAACGTTGAGCACTCCATTACAACTGATCTGGTTGCGCGTCGTGGTCGTGCCAGTCGTTGTGGTTGTCAGCGGATCATAGATTGGTTTCAACCCCGGCGCACTGAAGTCCCCATTTCGTTCGGCATCTGTCGGCACAATGCTGTTGATGACCAGTCCCTGACGAAGCCTTTGCGCTTCATAGTCAAGGAAGAAGAATGTTCTGTCTTTCCCGCTGTACAGATGAGGAATCGACAGTGGGCCGCCAATAGCGCCCCCGAACTGATTGCGCTTCAAGATGGCGCGGGTAGCGGAGAAGTAGTTGCGCGCATCCAGCTTGTCGTTGCGAATGAATTCGAATATGCCGCCGTGAAACTTATTCGTGCCGGATTTAGTGGTTGCGTTGAAAAACGCGCCTCCGCGGTTGTACTCCGCGGAATATGGGCTCTGCTGCACGCTGAACTCCTGTAGCGCGTCGATCGAGGTCTGGATGAACGTGCCGCCCTGGTGTTGTTCACTCACGTCTACGCCATCCAGCAGAAAGGAGATCGCGCTGCCCCGAATACCGCTGATCGTATTCCCATCCACCACCTCTGGCCGGATCGCCAGCGAATTGCCCGTCGGCGGCAGCAAGGCCGCGCCCGGCGTAAGTTCCGCCAGCCGGAAAAACCCACGGCCGTTCAGAGGCAGGCTCGTCAACTGTTGATTGGTGATAACAGTCCCTATCGTCGCCGTATCAGTGCTGAGCAGCGGCGTCTCCACCGTCACATCAATCGTCGTAGTCTCGGCGCCTAACTGTAGCGCAAGGTCTTCACGGACCACTTGGCCGACCTGCACTTCGACGTTTGACGTACTAACAACCGAAAAACCTTTGGCTGTAACGGTCAGGTTATAGACTCCGGCCTGCACCGGAGTAATCACAAATTCGCCGCTGGAATTTGTGGTGGCTGTCTGCACGATATTGGTTCCAAGATTGGTCGCTTTGACCACCGCATTCGGCACCAGCGCTCCCTGAGGATCGGTGATCTGCCCTACGAATCGGCCTGTCTCTACCTGGGCCTTCGCTCCTGGAGCGCAGAGAAAAAGAACCAGGCATGCTGTTATGAGACCCATTGCGACGCGGCGATCGATCTTTATCATGTACAACCTCGTATATTGCCCTCGCGGATATCGGGGCATCTTTTTTTGACGTGTGCAAAGGTAGTACCAAGATGCGAGAGATGTCAAATAAAATATCAATGGGGCTCGATATATCTTCGGAATATCCCTAATTTATTAGGGTTCCTTAGGAAAAATTAAAGTGAAGTGACTAATCGCCGGGGACGAAGAAGTGCCGAGAACCGGACATAACGGTCGTACCAAAAAATACATCTCCGCGGATCAATGATTTGACAAAGCATGCGATGGTGCGGATTATTTGAGAAATGAATGGAAGACGGAAGTCTCCGATCGACGATAGTGAACACATTCTTCGCAATAAGGATGATGTCACTCACCTGCTCATTCTCCGTTTCCAGCAACTGCTGAGCGATGGCGTACTCGCTCCAGGCACAAAGCTCCCGTCCGAGCGCGAACTGGCCGCAAATTTTGGAGTCGCGCGGTCATCTCTGCGTCAGGCGCTCAAGGTCCTGGAGATCATGGGCGTCATAACGCAGAAGGTCGGCGATGGCAGCTACCTGAACAAAGACGCATCCTCGGTTCTCGCCGTGCCCATGGAATTTTTGTTCTTGCTCGATGACACGTCACTTCAGGAGCTGACCGAGATGCGCCTGATGATGGAACCGGCGCTCGCCGCCAAAGCTGCCGAACGTGCGAACTCCCAGCACATCGCCCTCTTGAGGCAATCCATCGTCGATCTTGAACAGAGCAAGCACGACCGCGTCAAGCTGGTAGCAGCGGATATTCTCTTCCACCGTGCCATCTTTCAGGCGTCCGGCAACCGTCTCGTGGGGCGACTCTTTCACACCATTCACCGTGCCATGTTGAATATGATCATGGTGACTTCGCAGCTCGTCGATCTCGAACACACGCTGCACTTCCACAAACCTATTTTGGATGCCATCGAACAGCGTAATCCTGAACTTGCCGCCCGCCTGATGACTGATCACCTGAATGATGCTCAAGATCTGTTGCTACACAGCCGCGATCAGGAAAGATCGCGTAAATTGCGAGATCATCTTGCTGCCAGCTCGTCGCTCCACAAACGCCCTGCCAAGGCAGCGCCGAAATCAACCGGGCGCTCGAAAGCCAAAAAAACTCCAACTCGCATTCATTCATGAATCCGAAAGTAGGCCCGCGGGCATTTGAACGCTGGCAACCGGCGCTCCATGTATCAACCTTCTGAGACTCAAGGTAGAATTGGCTCTGCAAAGCCAGTTCACACCAGTTTTTTTGGTGGCAAGGATCATGCCCGACTGTGACAGACGACACCATCCAGGATCGAGTTCTAAAGGTCATCGCGACCACAAAGCGCATCCCTCTCGCGGACGTGCGCCCCGACAGCAGCTTTGAGTCGCTCGAGATCGACTCACTCGACCGTCTCAACATCCTCTTTGGCCTCGAAAGCGAGTTCGACATCGAGATCAACGATGACGATGCCAAGGAGATTCAGAACATTCACGAGATGATCGAAGGCATCACCCAGCTTGTTCAGGCGAATACGAAGACGCCTTCTTCGCCCGGCGAGTAATATGCACCGCGTCGTCGTCACGGGAACAGGTGTCATCAGCGCTCTCGGCAACAATGCGTCCAGCTTCTGGCAGTCGATGATCTCAGGGACCTCCGGCATTCGCGAGATCACCAGCGTCGATGTCTCGCAACTCCGCTTCAAGAACGGCGCCGAGGTTCTGAACTACGTCCCCGAGGAGCACTTTGCACTAAGAGATATCGACATGATGGATCGCTTCGCGCAGTTCGCCGTCGTCGCTGCCCGCGAAGCCATCGCCGAAGCCGGCATCGAATGGACCCCGGAGCTGCGCGAAACTACCGCCATCGTTACGGGCTCATGCCTGGGGGGCAGGAGCGCAGAAGAGAGCGGCTACTGGGAGCTCTTCCACAACGGCAAAAATCGCGTCCATCCTTACACCATTCCGCTCGGCATGAGTAACGCCGGCACCAGCCACATCAGTATGCAATTCGGCATCGAAGGCCCCGCATATAACATCTCTACGGCCTGCGCCTCCTCCGCCCACGCCATCGGGGATGCCTTCTGGATGGTCCGCTCCGGCGTCGCTCCCATGGCGATCGCCGGAGGCAGTGAAGCCCCCTTTCTGCTCGGCGGCCTCAAGGCATGGGAGGCAATGCGTGTCGTCAGCAAAGACACCTGCCGCCCTTTCTCCGCCGAGCGCAGCGGCCTCGTCCTTGGCGAAGGAGCCGCAATGCTTGTGCTCGAGACTCTCGAAGCGGCGCTCGCTCGGGGAGCACGCCCCCTCGCCGAGATCGTGGGATTCGGCATGTCGGCTGACGCCGCTCACATCACACAGCCGGTTACCAAAGGCCCCGTTCGAGCAATGCGCATGGCCCTGCGCGACGCCAACCTCGCCCCCGAGCAGATTGGCTACATCAACGCCCATGGAACCGCCACCGAGGCCAACGATCGCATCGAAACCGCCGCCATTCGCGATACCTTCGGGACGCACGCCGACAAGCTCGCTGTCAGCTCTACCAAATCGATGCACGGCCACGCGCTCGGAGCCGCCGGCGCCCTCGAAGCTGTCGCCAGCATTCTCAGCCTCAGGCATGGCATTCTTCCGCCCACCGCCAACTTTCTTACAGCGGATGCCGCCTGCAATCTGGATGTCATCCCCAATCGGGCCCGTGCGACCGCCGTCGAGGCTTGTCTCTCGAACTCGTTCGCCTTTGGCGGACTGAACGCTGTTCTGGCCTTCAAATCTCTAGGCTAGACATTTCCAAGTTCTTCACCCACTCCACAGACCGCGCGATACCCTCATCCATCGACACACGCGAAACAAAGCCGAGTTCAGCCCGGGCCTTGCTGTTCGGAAACTCCTGATCCCTGCCCAGCAGAAACACCGCATGACGCGTCAGCATGGGCCGCCCTGGCAGCCTCCTCATCCAGCGGTACGGAGCCTCCATCGCGCTCGCAATAGCCATCGCAGCCCCGAATGAAAGATTGATCCACGGCGGCTTGAACCCCAGTCCCGCAGCCAGCGCCTCCACGTAGGTCTTCCAGCTCGCGCCCGTTCCATCCGACAGGTTGTACACCTGCCCTGCGGTCTCTGAGCTACGCGCCGCTGCAATGATCGCGTCTACGGCATTGTCGACATACAAAAAGCCGCCAGTCGCTCGTCCTCCACTGACATACGCCATCTGCCCCTTCCGAAGCAGCTCCGCAAAGTCCGTAACGAATGCCTTCCCCCTCGGCCCGTAGATGGTCGCAGGCCGAAGCACCGTCACTGGAAGCCCCTCGCTCGAGGCTCGCCATACTGCCTCTTCTGCCAGAATCTTCGTTCGGTTATAAGGAAGCCCTATGTCGCGCACCTCACCCGTCTCTGCGCACGGAACGACTGGGTAACCATAAATATCGGTCGTACTGACATGGATGAATCGCTGAAGCTGGCGCGCTTCGACTGCCGCCGCCAACAACATCTCCGTACCTCTGACATTGCTTCCGAAGTAAACCTCCGTAGAAGCCCAGTCCGTCGACGCCGCCGCGCAATGAAAGATATGGGTAGCATCTCGCACGGCCTCGATCAGCGATTCGCGGTCCGTCAGGTCTCCGCGAACGACACGCAACCGGTGTGGCGAGATTGCTGAAAGATGCCTCAGGTCAGAGCTGCGGCGCGCCAGCACGGTCACCTGCTCGCCTTGGCTCGCCAGCACCTCCGCCAGCCGTCCACCCAGAAAGCCACTGGCTCCCGTCACCAGGACGGGCACCTTATGCGCTCCGCATCTTCTCGAAAACATCAAGCGCAAACTGGAGATGCTCCTCCGTATGCGCAGCCGTCACGCACAGCCTCAGTCGGGCTGAACCCTGCGCCACTGCCGGAAATAACACCGGAGAGACCAGAATCCCGTAGTCGCGCAGCTTCCGCGCAAACAGTGCCGTCTTGGCGTCATCGTGCAGCATCACCGGAATCACCGCCGTCTCCGACAGCCCTGTGTCATATCCGAGGCTTTGCAACCCCTCGCGAAGAAATAGCGCATTCACCTGCAGCCGAGCAACTCGCTCCGGTTCATCTTTTAGAATTTTCAGCGCCGCACAAGTAGCCGCGGCAACTGGCGCAGCCATTGCGCCCGAAAAGATAAACGGGGCCGAAGCATGCTGCAGAAAAATAGCCAGCCGTTGCGAGACCGCCGCAAATCCGCCACTGGATGGAATCGCCTTTGCCAAGGACCCGGTCCAGATATCGACCTCCGCCGTCGGCACACCGAAGTGCTCATCCGTCCCTCTCCCGCGCTCGCCCAACACGCCGCTGGCGTGCGACTCATCCATCAGGAGAAAGCAATTAAACTCATTCTTCAGGGCGATCAGGTCTGGAAGGCAACCGATGTCGCCGTCCATCGAAAACACTCCATCGGAGATAATCAGCGTGCGATTGGCTCCGGTCTCCTTCTCCAACTGATGCCGCAGGGAGGTGGGGTCATTGTGCGCAAAAGTCTGGATGGGAACACCCGCCAGGCGACAGGCATCCATAAGGCTCCGGTGCGACAAAGCATCTGCAATAACGCGATCGGCAGGCCCGAACAATGCGCCGATGACGGCAAGATTTGCCGCGTATCCAGACGTAAAGGTGATCGCCGCCTCCGTCCCTTTGAACCGCGCCACCATCTCTTCCAACTCGTGATGAAGATCGAGCGTGCCGGTCAAAAGACGGGCTCCCCCTGTCCCCGTGCCGTACTTCCGTACGGCCGCTATCGCCGCCTCGTCTACCCTTGGGTCCCCGATGAGCCCCAGGTAGTCGTACGATGACAGCATCAGCATCTTGTGGCCGTCCATTTCGACTACCGGCCCAGACCGCGTGCTCAGAGAAGCCTGAAATGGATAAGCGTCCATGGAACATGCCAGCGCTGTATTTTCAAATATTCTTCGCGCCCGCGCATCCATCAGATCACGCTTTTTATAGCTGTCTTCAACGTTGCCAATGAAGTAGTCCTGAAACATATGCCCCGAAGACGAGGGAAAATCCTTCTTGACCGTGGAGGAATTCTTTGGAAGGGGCGGGGACTGATTCATGAGTATTTACTATACTGCGGTTTCAAACTGCCCACTATATGGGGCCCGCATATGGAGAACGATGAAAGCGATGACTTATCGACACTAACTTCTTTATTTTGTTCAACAGCTTGTAAACGATTGGCAACATGGATGGACGCGCTCCCATTTGCTGTTTTGCTCACTATTTTCATGTCACTGCATGACCTTCCCACCAAATCCCTCATTTCTGGAGGAGCGTCCCACAACTCCCTTCATTTCACGACCTGAAGGCCTGGTTGGACGATCCTGTAGAGAGTGCCGCCTATCTGCGGGAACTGATAGGCAAGCCAGGTCAGTACCGGGAGCGCCCCGAAGGTAGCAAGGCGGAGATAGAATTCCCATCCGAGTTCGTTGGCTGTCGTGTCGGTGATACGGCTCAGAATGGCGTTGCGGTGCATTTGGGCGAAGACCCAGACGAAACCCAGGGTCAACAGGGCTAGAAGGATGGTGAAGCACCAGTCGATGAAGGCGTGCGGCTGGAACGGGTAGGAGTTCCACGCGATCAGCGCAAGAACGAAAGCGGCGGACACAAAGAGCATCAGATAGCGGATATTGAGGAGCACGGAACGGATTAGGGCGACGTAGCGGATCACGAGGAGTTCTTCGGCGAGTTCGACGAACGAGGGTTCGCTGGGTGAAGCTTCTTTTGGCTTCACTATTTCGTCTTGCTTTTCCTTGGGCAGGCTGACCTCTTCGACGAGACCAGTTCGCTTCTCGTCCCAATATTGATCGAGGAAGTCGTCGATGAGAATCGTGCAGAACCGGGCATAGCCTTGCTCGATGTGGAAGATGCTGCAAAGGTCAGCCGATGACGCGGGGACGTCCCAGATGCACTCGGAGGGAACCGGAGATTCCTTCTGTCTGGCTCGCTCGAGCGTCGTAGCCAGTGTTTCGCTCGCAGCGGGAGCGGTGGGTGCCACAGACGCTTTTACCTCGGAAGGCGGCTGGACTTCAAGTGGTGGCGCGGGCGGCGTGGAGGGGACGGATTCCCGCTTACCGCCGGCGTGGATGCTCTCAATGAGCTCGTGGATACGGAGATTAATGACTTCGTATTCGTCTGAGAGTTTCTTCTTCAGCTCGGTGTTGTCCTTGAGGTCCGGATGATGGACGAGTTGGCGAATGGCCTCCGTGGAGCGGCCCATGTCGCGCCAACGAATGTGAAGACCCTTCTGGCGAAGCATGCTCAGCCAACCCCCTCCCTTGTATCGGGTGAAGGCAAACCTTATGGGCATCCGTTCGAGGGGCTCGAGCAGTCCCCTGCTTATAGACCCCCAAATGAGGATGACCCTGAGCCAGCCGGAGAGGGCGACCATGATGAGAGGAAAGAAGAGAGCGGTGATGAGGAGTTCATAGAACGTGGGGGCGTCGGTCCAGAGGAAGGTGCTGAAGATAAACCGGTCGAGGCTGTGAACGTGCGTCGCGAAGATACAGAGGTAGAAGAGAACTCCATAGATGCACCCCAGGACTAGATCGAGGTGATGCCTGGCCCAGTTCGCAACCCTGCCAGGCCATCTTCCCGGATCGCTTTTCAATTTTGTCCCAAACCGCCATATAACCTCTCGGGTAATGAGCAGACAGGTGATGTTGGCATAGAGGCAGTTGTCGCTGGAACCGGTGCAGCTCTCGAGGGTGTTGTCGGGAACGAAGAGTGGGTAGGCGTTGTGAGAAGGCGAATAAGGATGAGCAAGAGGGGTAAAACGCGGGAGCCGGGGCCTGTGTATGTCGGAGAAGCGGAGCCTAGCTGTCTGATAGATAGCCCAGAGATACCAGGCAAAGAGCAGAAGGAGAATCGGGAGGAGGGGGCAGACTCCGCTGAGCGGCTGGAGGCAGCGATAGCTGAAGTAGAGACCGGCGTAGCTGTGATAACCCTCGAGTCCGTCGCTGTTACAAATTACGGCCCACAAACCGATAATGCCGACGAGAGCGGCCAGGGCAATGACATTGAAAAATCGGTATATGGGGCGCCGTTTCGGCCATAAGTAGCGCCTAGTCTTCCAGCCGGTGCAGATGCAAGCCATGAGCG from Edaphobacter paludis includes:
- a CDS encoding beta-xylosidase encodes the protein MRKLAMTLFCAAAIQAAAQAPPANPVSVQVDLAKPSGTYKPIYSWFGYDESNYTTMKYGQQLLTELHDLSPAPVYIRAHHLLTSGNGVAELKWSSSNVFSVDANGKPVYDFTITDKTFDEFQKAGVRPVVELGFMPKDLAANVPGVSEYQVRYPKNTISGASNNPPRDYALWGELVRRYTEHLVQRYGKEKVSTWYFEVWNEPDIGYWHGTPEEYYKLYDYAVDGVRKALPNAIVGGPASTGPASEKAAAFLNNFLKHCLNDKSAANGQAVPLDFISFHPKGQPTVIDGHVQMGLSHELKAVAKGFSIVASYPKYAHLPIILSEADPEGCAACSMKVNPANAYRNGPLYPAYTATAIKALFDLQDQYKVNLIAMLSWSFEFEGKDYFEGFRTLSTNGIDKPILNVFRMAGLMSGERVSTSSTGQVSLNDILSSGVRSSDDVDAFATKGDHEAAVMLWNYHDDDVPAAGSEVKVTIAGIPPNVKRVLLEHYRIDDTHSNSYHVWKAMGSPQTPTDAQYAQLKESGQLELLRSPTWLDVSAGKVTVVTALPRQATSLMHLKW
- a CDS encoding carboxypeptidase-like regulatory domain-containing protein, with the protein product MIKIDRRVAMGLITACLVLFLCAPGAKAQVETGRFVGQITDPQGALVPNAVVKATNLGTNIVQTATTNSSGEFVITPVQAGVYNLTVTAKGFSVVSTSNVEVQVGQVVREDLALQLGAETTTIDVTVETPLLSTDTATIGTVITNQQLTSLPLNGRGFFRLAELTPGAALLPPTGNSLAIRPEVVDGNTISGIRGSAISFLLDGVDVSEQHQGGTFIQTSIDALQEFSVQQSPYSAEYNRGGAFFNATTKSGTNKFHGGIFEFIRNDKLDARNYFSATRAILKRNQFGGAIGGPLSIPHLYSGKDRTFFFLDYEAQRLRQGLVINSIVPTDAERNGDFSAPGLKPIYDPLTTTTTGTTTTRNQISCNGVLNVICPSRIPSQAVAVLAYIPHANSGASSFKAVPSQAIDWDQFTIRIDHQINSSNRLFGRWVYVNNREVDPNAAPALKTASLTSNGQDIAVGLITNIGANKVQDFRVHYLPSHVRLAAFLQGPDFNGVNGIQGFSGLLRPGTGGSFPDYSFSGYSALQGSAFDQRPKSQDRTVFEPTDTFTILKGKHSLKFGVLVRYYQWIGYDSSNYAGIFNFTGIETQNPTATPTKPAGGDAFADFLLGYPASVARAYPGNNFGGQRWYHQYFAQDDIRVNGRLTVNVGLRYEYSPWLNGYKGQLGTFDPTQSKPIIVESNTDKVDLSSQYAAPAAYQFFGKYIQTSSQAGLPYSITYTDRTQFGPRVGFAWRPLGNDTVVRGGFGIFYEPEGTGGRVNRNILPFLLSETVNQTQNVVPTRTTANFFLGSQLGSATANPSLLPTLTHLKVGSNQHYSLGVQQQLSPKTVFDIAYVGNHGVHLQSTDDFNDPTPAPGGVQARRPYQPWGTITYQSQDLGTTYQSLQTKIEHRAGNGLTGLISYTWSKFMQSNQSPAIGGNQGYERTYSPYNTPQNLAISGTYQLPVGRGRKYMGNSNRVVDAALGGWQVQTIIVLRSGTPYTPVVSSDRANTGVGGQRPNLNPAGGSRTFHQTLTNWFDKTKYVVAPQYTYGQVRANTLQSDAFRQYDASIFKDFAMPGESTLSFRAEFFNLPNTTSFNAPSSTIDASSCCTITSTSIPSRDIQFALKYNF
- a CDS encoding FadR/GntR family transcriptional regulator — protein: MNGRRKSPIDDSEHILRNKDDVTHLLILRFQQLLSDGVLAPGTKLPSERELAANFGVARSSLRQALKVLEIMGVITQKVGDGSYLNKDASSVLAVPMEFLFLLDDTSLQELTEMRLMMEPALAAKAAERANSQHIALLRQSIVDLEQSKHDRVKLVAADILFHRAIFQASGNRLVGRLFHTIHRAMLNMIMVTSQLVDLEHTLHFHKPILDAIEQRNPELAARLMTDHLNDAQDLLLHSRDQERSRKLRDHLAASSSLHKRPAKAAPKSTGRSKAKKTPTRIHS
- a CDS encoding phosphopantetheine-binding protein, translated to MTDDTIQDRVLKVIATTKRIPLADVRPDSSFESLEIDSLDRLNILFGLESEFDIEINDDDAKEIQNIHEMIEGITQLVQANTKTPSSPGE
- a CDS encoding beta-ketoacyl-[acyl-carrier-protein] synthase family protein, which codes for MHRVVVTGTGVISALGNNASSFWQSMISGTSGIREITSVDVSQLRFKNGAEVLNYVPEEHFALRDIDMMDRFAQFAVVAAREAIAEAGIEWTPELRETTAIVTGSCLGGRSAEESGYWELFHNGKNRVHPYTIPLGMSNAGTSHISMQFGIEGPAYNISTACASSAHAIGDAFWMVRSGVAPMAIAGGSEAPFLLGGLKAWEAMRVVSKDTCRPFSAERSGLVLGEGAAMLVLETLEAALARGARPLAEIVGFGMSADAAHITQPVTKGPVRAMRMALRDANLAPEQIGYINAHGTATEANDRIETAAIRDTFGTHADKLAVSSTKSMHGHALGAAGALEAVASILSLRHGILPPTANFLTADAACNLDVIPNRARATAVEACLSNSFAFGGLNAVLAFKSLG
- a CDS encoding SDR family NAD(P)-dependent oxidoreductase, producing MPVLVTGASGFLGGRLAEVLASQGEQVTVLARRSSDLRHLSAISPHRLRVVRGDLTDRESLIEAVRDATHIFHCAAASTDWASTEVYFGSNVRGTEMLLAAAVEARQLQRFIHVSTTDIYGYPVVPCAETGEVRDIGLPYNRTKILAEEAVWRASSEGLPVTVLRPATIYGPRGKAFVTDFAELLRKGQMAYVSGGRATGGFLYVDNAVDAIIAAARSSETAGQVYNLSDGTGASWKTYVEALAAGLGFKPPWINLSFGAAMAIASAMEAPYRWMRRLPGRPMLTRHAVFLLGRDQEFPNSKARAELGFVSRVSMDEGIARSVEWVKNLEMSSLEI
- a CDS encoding aminotransferase class I/II-fold pyridoxal phosphate-dependent enzyme, which codes for MNQSPPLPKNSSTVKKDFPSSSGHMFQDYFIGNVEDSYKKRDLMDARARRIFENTALACSMDAYPFQASLSTRSGPVVEMDGHKMLMLSSYDYLGLIGDPRVDEAAIAAVRKYGTGTGGARLLTGTLDLHHELEEMVARFKGTEAAITFTSGYAANLAVIGALFGPADRVIADALSHRSLMDACRLAGVPIQTFAHNDPTSLRHQLEKETGANRTLIISDGVFSMDGDIGCLPDLIALKNEFNCFLLMDESHASGVLGERGRGTDEHFGVPTAEVDIWTGSLAKAIPSSGGFAAVSQRLAIFLQHASAPFIFSGAMAAPVAAATCAALKILKDEPERVARLQVNALFLREGLQSLGYDTGLSETAVIPVMLHDDAKTALFARKLRDYGILVSPVLFPAVAQGSARLRLCVTAAHTEEHLQFALDVFEKMRSA